DNA from Armatimonadota bacterium:
GGTGTCAGCCCCGGGAACGCTGCCCGGTCCGCGAGAGCAGCTGACCAGCCATGTGGACATCGCCCCGACGATCCTGGACTTGTGCGGGGCACCGGCGCCCGAGGCCATGCAGGGGCAGTCCCTGCGGCCGCTGCTTTGGGGGAACGGTGAATTGCTTCACGAAGCGGTTTTCTGCGAGTACAATGGCAACCTGGTGCCCGACCTGTATCAGCGTTGCGTAGTATCGGGTGACTACAAGTACATTTGGAACCGTGACGACATCGACGAGTTGTATGACCTGCGCGAGGACCCGTGGGAGCTGCGCAACCTGGCGTCCGAGCCTGCACTGAAGGACATTCGCAACCGCCTGCGCGATCTCCTGAAGCGCTGGATGCGGGACACGGGAGACTTCCTGTCCTTGGACTGATCCGAACCATAATACTGAACCCATCGCCAATCTGTGAGGATCACGGCAATCATGGATCCGCGCATCATCATCAAGAAGCTACAGATTCTCGAAGGCCTGTGCGCCGAGAAGTCACTGCCCATTGGCCCGTGGAAGGCGCGCACGGCGAAACATATCGCGCCAGAGCGGTATGAGGAACTCGACGACTGGGCGGAGATTCCGGCGCGGTCTCACTGGCTCGCGGGGCTCACGGTGTTCATGCGGGGGCGCGTCCACGTGCCCGATGACTGGGACCTTGCGAACACCTTCCTGCAGTTCGGGTTCGAAACCATGGAAGGCCTGCTCAGCGTCAACGGGCGGCCGTGGTCGGGGCTGGATCACGGCCACAGTCGGTGTCCGGCTCCCGCGCCGGGGGATCTGGACCTGGAGATCGAATGGGATTGTGTTCCCCGGGTGCGCTGCGAGCCTCATCTCGCAGGCACTACCAGCACCTTCACCGGTGCAAGACTGGTGCAGATCAACCCCGACGTCGAGGCCGCGCTGTGGGACATGCGGTTCGCTTTTGAAGCCTTCAATGCGCTGGAGGACGGCCGGCGCAAGGAGCTTCTGGGGAAGGCCATCGAGGAGTCGATGCTCGCGTTTACTCTCTCCGCTCCCCGCGAATTGGTGCTGGAGGAACTTGACCGGGCGCGCAAGCACCTGCTGGCGGCCATCCTGAGCATCGCACAGGATCCAGAGAACGGCCGCATCATGCTCACGGGGCACACCCACATCGACGTGGCGTACCTGTGGCCCATCAAGGAGACCATCCGCAAGTGCGGCCGCACGTTCTCAACCGCCTGTTGGATGATGGACCGCTACCCCGACTACAAGTTTTCGTGCAGCCAGGCCCAGGTTTACCAGTTCACGCGGGACCACTACCCCGACGTGTACTCCCGGATGCGCGAGCTTGTGGCCTCCGGGCGCTGGGAGACCACCGGAGGGATGTGGGTCGAAGCGGACTGCAACGTGACCTCGGGCGAATCCTTGATCCGCCAGATTCTCCACGGGCTCGCGTTTTTCCGCGAGGAGTTCGGCACCCGGCCCACTGTCTGCTGGTTGCCCGATGTGTTCGGCTACAACGCCGGCCTGCCACAGATTCTCGCAGGCTGCGGGCTCACATCATTCTGGACCTGGAAACTCCACTGGCAGTCGCGCAATCCGTTCCCGCATCATCTCTTCTGGTGGCAGGGCTGCGACGGCACCCGGGTGCTAGCGCATATCCCGAAGCTCGGGGGCGGCGGCTACAATGGCCAGCCCACGCCGGAGCAGCTCGCGACTGCCTGGCGCACCTACCTGCAGAAGGGCACCTATGACCAACAGTTGTTCCCCTTCGGGTTCGGCGACGGTGGTGGCGGCGTGAACGAACAGATGATGGAATACGCCCGGCGTGCCGAACGCTTCCCAGGCCTGCCTGAGTGCAGAATCGGGACCACCGAGGAGTTCTTCGCGCAGGTACGGGAGCATAACCCGGACCTGCCCGTCTGGGTGGGCGAACTGTACCTGGAGACCCACCGGGGCACATCCACAAGCCAGGCGCGCATCAAACGATCCAACCGGCAGTGTGAGCTTGC
Protein-coding regions in this window:
- a CDS encoding alpha-mannosidase, which gives rise to MDPRIIIKKLQILEGLCAEKSLPIGPWKARTAKHIAPERYEELDDWAEIPARSHWLAGLTVFMRGRVHVPDDWDLANTFLQFGFETMEGLLSVNGRPWSGLDHGHSRCPAPAPGDLDLEIEWDCVPRVRCEPHLAGTTSTFTGARLVQINPDVEAALWDMRFAFEAFNALEDGRRKELLGKAIEESMLAFTLSAPRELVLEELDRARKHLLAAILSIAQDPENGRIMLTGHTHIDVAYLWPIKETIRKCGRTFSTACWMMDRYPDYKFSCSQAQVYQFTRDHYPDVYSRMRELVASGRWETTGGMWVEADCNVTSGESLIRQILHGLAFFREEFGTRPTVCWLPDVFGYNAGLPQILAGCGLTSFWTWKLHWQSRNPFPHHLFWWQGCDGTRVLAHIPKLGGGGYNGQPTPEQLATAWRTYLQKGTYDQQLFPFGFGDGGGGVNEQMMEYARRAERFPGLPECRIGTTEEFFAQVREHNPDLPVWVGELYLETHRGTSTSQARIKRSNRQCELALRSAEMIAVVANRLHESVDVAPLRAAWEKVLLHQFHDILPGTSVKETFEDAARDHEQVLQTARKVGQQALSRIVGDARDTLRFAVFNPLSWERSGVVELDAPDVGDDLVGVIRGQQVPVQVVGHDGDRIRVLAAAERVPSLGGALLELVQDRPLRSLVTASGNTLENQFFRVQLSEIGEVLSIYDKRAGREVIPDGQPANRLQLFQDGPEREAAWNVHPTSTRREYPWEGDCSLRVTESGPVRATIRVERSHRDTRLIQDIMLYDNKPRIDFRTWVDWRERQTMLKAAFPLAIHTDQATYEVQFGVIQRPTHRNTSWDEEKFEVAAQRWVDLSEGGYGVSLLNDCKYGHDALGNVLRLTLLRGPEYPDPEADLGEHEFTYSLLPHEGDWRQGGTVQQAWQLNVPLFAVPTDRQQSSVCFMRVDGPAIVETLKPAENGDGDILRLYEPYGSRGRVTVEINFPVSEVRECNLVEEDAKAADFAEGVLAFDIRPFEIKTFRLV